The Shewanella sp. NFH-SH190041 genome has a window encoding:
- the cadB gene encoding cadaverine/lysine antiporter: MSATKKIGLIACIGVVTGNMMGSGIALLPATLAKVGSISIYSWIICLVGALSLAFVYARLATNNPQQGGPIAYAGEVSPAFGFQTGVLYYHANWIGNLAIAITGVSYLSVFFPILNETVPAAIATIASVWIFTFINLLGGSWVSRLCTLGLVLILIPIIGTALVGWSHFDPTIYTQNWNTSHGTNSHAIVSAVLITLWAFVGVESAAVSSGLVKNPRKTVPLATMLGTALAGVIYILSTQVISGMFPATEVANSGAPFALATTAIFGKWTAPFVSAFTALACFTSLGSWMMLVGEAGKRAAADGNFPKIFGETDKNGVAKKGLILASTMMTILMIAITLFSSGDGHASGLFNILTTDAVLLTMLPYFYSAVNMIRYEGMTTRNGFVMLFSGVACVFCFIALIGADPSALSATFIVSLAIFVFYARKLGLKQHVDWVANKLKANKSDEATAH; encoded by the coding sequence ATGTCCGCAACTAAAAAAATTGGCTTAATTGCCTGTATCGGTGTGGTAACCGGTAACATGATGGGGAGTGGTATTGCACTGCTGCCCGCCACGCTAGCGAAAGTTGGTTCTATTTCAATTTATAGCTGGATTATTTGTTTGGTCGGTGCACTGAGTTTGGCTTTTGTGTACGCACGACTGGCAACAAACAACCCACAACAGGGTGGTCCAATCGCATATGCCGGTGAAGTGTCACCTGCTTTCGGTTTCCAAACTGGTGTGCTGTATTACCATGCTAACTGGATCGGTAACCTAGCAATTGCGATTACCGGTGTATCTTACTTATCAGTGTTCTTCCCAATCCTGAACGAGACGGTTCCCGCAGCCATCGCTACTATTGCGTCTGTATGGATTTTTACCTTCATCAACCTGCTTGGCGGCAGCTGGGTGAGCCGTTTGTGTACTCTGGGTCTAGTACTGATCCTTATCCCAATTATTGGTACTGCTCTGGTAGGTTGGTCTCACTTTGACCCAACTATCTACACCCAGAACTGGAATACCTCTCACGGAACCAACAGCCACGCTATTGTAAGCGCTGTACTGATCACTCTGTGGGCCTTCGTTGGGGTCGAATCTGCGGCTGTATCTTCTGGACTGGTGAAAAACCCACGTAAAACTGTGCCGCTGGCAACCATGCTAGGTACTGCACTGGCCGGTGTTATTTACATCCTGTCTACTCAAGTTATCTCTGGTATGTTCCCTGCTACTGAAGTGGCTAACTCAGGTGCGCCATTCGCCCTGGCAACCACAGCAATCTTTGGTAAGTGGACCGCACCATTCGTTTCAGCCTTCACTGCGCTGGCCTGCTTTACCTCTCTGGGTAGCTGGATGATGCTGGTAGGCGAAGCCGGTAAACGTGCCGCAGCAGATGGTAACTTCCCTAAAATCTTCGGTGAAACTGATAAGAACGGTGTAGCGAAAAAAGGTTTAATTCTGGCTTCTACCATGATGACCATTCTGATGATTGCCATCACACTGTTCAGCTCAGGTGACGGTCATGCTTCAGGTCTGTTCAACATCCTGACTACTGATGCGGTATTACTGACCATGCTGCCTTACTTCTACTCAGCTGTGAACATGATCCGCTACGAAGGTATGACCACTCGCAACGGTTTCGTAATGCTGTTCTCTGGTGTGGCCTGTGTATTCTGTTTCATCGCTCTGATTGGTGCAGACCCATCCGCACTGAGTGCAACCTTCATCGTATCACTGGCTATCTTCGTCTTCTACGCTCGCAAACTTGGTCTGAAACAACATGTGGACTGGGTTGCTAACAAGCTGAAAGCAAACAAATCTGACGAAGCTACTGCTCACTAG
- a CDS encoding hydroxymethylglutaryl-CoA lyase: protein MRPDRVSIFEVGPRDGLQNEVQVSTKDKIRLIDDLTLAGVTRIETGSFVSPKWVPQMADSDAVFAGINRQAQVRYSALTPNMQGLDAAITAGADEVAVFASASEGFSQRNINCSVEESIARFIPLVDKANTLGLPVRGYVSCTLGCPYDGDIALTEVVRVCDILYRLGVYEISLGDTIGIGTADQARRMVEAVSSKVPMEQLALHFHDTRGQALANILACLDLGIGTIDSSVAGLGGCPYAKGASGNLATEDLVYMLHGLGIDTGINLPALARAGDTISAAIGKPSGAKTALALSH, encoded by the coding sequence ATGCGTCCTGATCGTGTCAGCATTTTTGAGGTCGGCCCACGTGATGGGCTGCAAAATGAAGTGCAAGTATCCACTAAGGATAAAATTCGCCTGATTGATGATTTGACGCTGGCGGGAGTAACGCGTATTGAAACCGGTAGCTTTGTTTCCCCCAAATGGGTGCCGCAGATGGCGGACAGTGACGCGGTATTTGCAGGTATCAACCGTCAAGCACAGGTACGCTACAGTGCCTTAACACCGAATATGCAAGGACTTGATGCTGCCATTACTGCCGGCGCGGATGAGGTCGCGGTATTTGCCTCGGCATCTGAGGGCTTTAGCCAGCGCAATATTAACTGTTCGGTAGAAGAATCTATCGCCCGCTTTATTCCCTTGGTTGATAAAGCCAACACCTTGGGGCTGCCGGTCAGGGGCTATGTCTCCTGCACCTTGGGTTGCCCTTATGATGGAGACATCGCATTAACGGAAGTGGTACGGGTCTGCGATATCCTGTACCGGCTTGGGGTGTATGAAATTTCGCTGGGCGACACTATAGGCATAGGCACTGCCGATCAGGCTCGGCGAATGGTCGAGGCGGTGAGCAGCAAGGTGCCAATGGAACAACTGGCGCTGCATTTTCATGACACCCGAGGCCAGGCGCTGGCCAATATTCTCGCCTGTCTGGATTTGGGGATCGGCACTATCGACAGCTCTGTGGCAGGGCTTGGCGGCTGCCCTTATGCCAAAGGGGCATCTGGTAATCTGGCCACTGAAGATTTGGTGTATATGCTGCATGGACTGGGAATTGATACCGGCATTAATCTGCCCGCATTAGCCCGGGCAGGCGACACCATCAGCGCGGCCATTGGTAAGCCCTCCGGGGCTAAAACCGCACTGGCATTGAGCCACTGA
- a CDS encoding 3-oxoacid CoA-transferase subunit B, which yields MALTREQLAQRVAQELRDGYYVNLGIGIPTLVANYIPAGMAVMLQSENGLLGMGEFPTEETVDADLINAGKQTVTAVAGASFFSSAESFAMIRGGHVDLTVLGAFEVDVNGSIASWMIPGKLVKGMGGAMDLVAGADNIIVTMMHADKHGNSKLLPQCQLPLTGYGCIKRVLTDLAFLAIEDGAFHLLERAPGVTVAEIAAKTAGKLVIPDHVPEMQFQAL from the coding sequence ATGGCACTGACACGAGAACAGCTGGCACAACGGGTCGCCCAAGAACTACGTGACGGTTATTACGTTAATCTGGGCATAGGTATCCCCACCTTAGTGGCCAACTATATTCCCGCAGGGATGGCCGTGATGCTGCAGTCTGAAAATGGTTTGCTGGGGATGGGCGAATTCCCGACGGAAGAGACTGTGGATGCGGATTTAATCAATGCCGGCAAACAAACCGTCACCGCCGTTGCCGGCGCATCGTTTTTTTCATCCGCAGAAAGCTTTGCCATGATCCGCGGCGGACATGTGGATTTAACCGTATTGGGTGCTTTTGAGGTGGATGTTAATGGCTCGATTGCCTCATGGATGATCCCTGGCAAGCTGGTTAAAGGGATGGGGGGAGCAATGGATCTGGTCGCCGGGGCTGACAATATCATTGTGACCATGATGCACGCCGATAAACACGGAAATTCCAAACTACTGCCTCAATGCCAATTGCCGCTGACAGGCTACGGTTGCATTAAGCGAGTACTAACGGATCTGGCCTTTTTGGCCATTGAAGATGGGGCATTTCATTTATTGGAAAGAGCTCCCGGCGTTACTGTGGCAGAAATTGCCGCTAAAACCGCAGGTAAACTGGTAATCCCTGACCATGTGCCGGAAATGCAATTTCAAGCTTTGTGA
- a CDS encoding CoA transferase subunit A: MSGLNKVVTNYQAALAGLENDMTIMVGGFGLCGIPEGLISQMVAMQVRGLTAISNNAGVDDFGLGLLLQQHQIRTMIASYVGENATFEQQMLSGELEVILTPQGTLAEKIRAGGAGIPAFFTATSYGTPVAEGKETRQIKGRHYVLEESLTADFALIRAWKADTMGNLVFRKTAANFNPMMATAGQITVVEAEEIVAPGELDPDHIHTPGIYVDRIIKGHFEKRIEQRTIKTAKA, from the coding sequence ATGTCAGGACTGAATAAGGTTGTCACCAACTATCAGGCGGCACTGGCCGGGCTGGAAAACGATATGACCATCATGGTCGGCGGCTTTGGCCTGTGCGGGATCCCAGAAGGGTTAATATCACAAATGGTCGCAATGCAGGTCAGAGGTCTCACAGCAATCTCCAACAATGCAGGCGTCGATGATTTTGGCTTAGGTTTGTTACTGCAGCAACACCAAATCCGCACCATGATCGCCTCTTATGTGGGCGAAAATGCCACTTTTGAACAGCAGATGCTCAGTGGTGAGCTGGAGGTAATTTTAACTCCGCAAGGTACCTTGGCGGAAAAAATCCGCGCCGGTGGCGCAGGGATCCCCGCCTTTTTCACCGCCACAAGTTATGGTACCCCTGTCGCTGAAGGGAAAGAGACCCGGCAAATCAAGGGCCGACATTATGTGCTTGAAGAGTCACTGACGGCTGATTTTGCGCTGATCCGCGCCTGGAAAGCCGACACCATGGGCAATCTGGTCTTTCGCAAAACCGCAGCCAACTTCAACCCTATGATGGCAACTGCAGGGCAAATCACTGTCGTAGAAGCAGAAGAGATTGTCGCACCGGGTGAGCTGGATCCGGATCATATTCATACCCCGGGGATTTATGTTGATCGGATCATCAAAGGCCACTTTGAGAAACGTATCGAGCAGCGCACCATAAAAACAGCTAAGGCATAA
- a CDS encoding acetyl/propionyl/methylcrotonyl-CoA carboxylase subunit alpha: MLSKLLIANRGEIACRVIRTAHAMGLKTVAVYSEADRHARHVQMADEACYIGPSAPAQSYLKGDEILAIAQRCGADAIHPGYGFLSENADFASACEQADIRFVGPGSAAIDAMGSKSAAKTIMAAAGVPLVPGYHGDEQSDAVLLAASKEIGYPQLIKAAFGGGGKGMRVVEQGDDIQAAIDSARREASFAFGNDKLLIERYLRRPRHVEVQVFADTHGNCVYLSDRDCSVQRRHQKVIEEAPAPGLSDTLRRRMGEAAVAAAKAINYVGAGTVEFLLDTQAEDEATSFFFMEMNTRLQVEHPVTEKVTGQDLVSWQLQVAAGLPLPLSQAEIIITGHAFESRIYAEDPGNDFLPAAGMLDYLHEPAQSEYVRIDSGVRQGDEISNYYDPMIAKLITWDVSREQALSRMVNALSEYRITGLKHNLDFLQRICLQADFAQAKLCTDFIPRHSEALLSEPAVDINAALPVAALYRMLQLRPQQQWHHEADSPWHTVAGLRLGAPNRATLMLLDDSHKVHKLQLSQRDNGYQLSHDGQTWLINGTLDNNLMRYCLNGHQQQVQVAAKDDDFTLFMPHEHSVQAIHFRAVATQTDNSDTAEQNPLNAPMNGTIVTHLVECGEPVSQGQGLMVMEAMKMEYTISAPADGRVNAFFFAPGELVADSALLLDFIANQHGDEGADKKAHHDTAKTQEVADAS, from the coding sequence ATGCTGAGCAAACTCCTCATTGCCAACCGCGGCGAAATCGCCTGCCGGGTTATCCGTACCGCCCACGCCATGGGGCTGAAAACCGTTGCCGTATATTCAGAGGCTGACCGCCATGCCCGTCATGTGCAGATGGCGGATGAAGCCTGTTATATCGGCCCTAGCGCGCCAGCTCAATCTTACCTCAAAGGCGATGAGATCTTAGCCATCGCTCAACGCTGTGGCGCTGATGCGATTCATCCGGGCTACGGCTTTTTATCAGAAAATGCCGACTTTGCCAGCGCCTGTGAACAGGCAGATATCCGCTTTGTCGGCCCCGGCAGCGCCGCCATTGATGCCATGGGCAGCAAAAGTGCCGCCAAAACCATTATGGCGGCTGCCGGTGTCCCCTTGGTGCCCGGTTATCATGGTGATGAGCAAAGTGACGCCGTGCTGTTGGCCGCCTCGAAGGAAATCGGCTATCCCCAGTTAATCAAAGCCGCCTTCGGTGGCGGCGGAAAGGGGATGCGGGTGGTTGAACAAGGAGATGATATTCAAGCGGCAATTGATTCGGCCCGCCGCGAAGCCAGCTTCGCATTTGGTAACGACAAACTACTGATTGAGCGCTATCTGCGTCGCCCTCGTCATGTGGAAGTGCAAGTGTTTGCCGATACCCATGGCAATTGTGTTTATTTGTCGGATAGGGATTGCTCCGTACAGCGTAGGCATCAGAAAGTCATTGAAGAAGCCCCGGCTCCCGGCCTGTCTGACACTCTGCGCCGCCGGATGGGCGAAGCGGCCGTCGCCGCGGCCAAGGCAATCAATTATGTTGGTGCCGGTACGGTGGAATTCTTGCTTGATACGCAAGCCGAAGATGAAGCGACGAGCTTTTTCTTTATGGAGATGAATACCCGCTTACAGGTAGAACATCCTGTCACTGAAAAGGTCACAGGTCAGGATCTGGTTAGCTGGCAGTTACAGGTTGCTGCTGGCTTGCCACTGCCACTGAGCCAGGCTGAGATCATTATTACAGGGCATGCATTTGAATCCCGTATTTACGCTGAAGATCCTGGCAATGATTTTCTGCCCGCCGCTGGTATGCTGGATTATCTGCATGAACCGGCACAGAGCGAATATGTGCGGATTGATTCCGGTGTCCGTCAGGGCGATGAAATCAGTAATTATTATGACCCCATGATCGCCAAGTTAATCACTTGGGATGTCAGCCGGGAGCAAGCTCTGTCGCGTATGGTAAATGCGCTGTCCGAGTACCGAATTACTGGTTTGAAGCACAATTTGGACTTCCTGCAACGTATTTGCCTACAGGCAGATTTTGCCCAAGCCAAACTGTGCACCGACTTTATCCCCCGTCACAGCGAGGCATTGCTTAGTGAGCCCGCTGTGGATATCAATGCTGCACTGCCAGTAGCGGCGCTATATCGCATGCTGCAATTGCGACCACAACAGCAGTGGCACCACGAAGCTGACTCACCTTGGCATACTGTTGCGGGGCTCAGGTTAGGCGCTCCCAACCGAGCGACCCTAATGCTGCTCGACGACAGCCATAAGGTACATAAATTACAGCTCAGCCAGAGAGATAACGGCTACCAACTCAGCCACGATGGGCAAACGTGGCTAATCAATGGAACGCTGGATAATAACCTGATGCGTTATTGCCTTAACGGCCACCAGCAGCAGGTTCAGGTCGCTGCCAAGGACGATGACTTTACCCTGTTTATGCCCCATGAACATAGCGTGCAGGCAATACATTTCCGCGCTGTCGCCACCCAGACAGATAACAGTGATACCGCTGAGCAAAATCCCCTCAATGCGCCAATGAACGGCACCATCGTGACCCATTTGGTCGAGTGTGGTGAGCCCGTCAGCCAAGGACAAGGGCTGATGGTAATGGAAGCGATGAAGATGGAATACACCATCAGTGCTCCCGCTGATGGCCGCGTTAATGCGTTTTTCTTTGCCCCGGGTGAACTGGTTGCTGACAGCGCCCTACTGCTCGACTTTATCGCTAATCAGCACGGGGATGAAGGCGCCGACAAAAAAGCCCATCACGACACGGCGAAAACTCAGGAGGTGGCCGATGCGTCCTGA
- a CDS encoding IS3 family transposase (programmed frameshift), whose product MSKKRKNHSPTFKAKVALAAAKGNKTLAQLSSEFGIHQSQIGKWKQELLDNASTLFESKADKAKKNEVDCEKLHAKIGQLTMENGFFSQSARSLTRAQRKNKVDRKDKLPVLHQCRLLGISRSSAYYEPAPFSAEQLEIMRRIDQIHLKHPFYGSRKITLELCASGFHVNRKRVQRLMRLMDIVPLYPKKQTSRPNQAHTIYPYLLRELSIERADQVWATDITYIPMEKGFAYLIAIIDWHSRKVLAWRMSNTMDTQFCLDALDEALAKYGKPEIFNTDQGSQFTSDAFTGRLKEMDIRISMDGKGRWVDNVFIERLWRSLKYEEVYIKAYGTITEAELAIGEYFVFYNEQRFHQGLNNHTPDQVYFAKKKFAA is encoded by the exons ATGAGCAAAAAAAGGAAAAATCACTCGCCGACATTCAAGGCTAAAGTTGCACTCGCTGCGGCCAAGGGAAACAAGACGCTGGCTCAACTTTCTTCTGAATTTGGTATCCATCAATCCCAGATTGGCAAATGGAAGCAGGAGCTTCTAGATAATGCCTCGACCCTGTTTGAAAGCAAGGCTGACAAGGCTAAAAAGAACGAAGTCGACTGTGAAAAACTCCATGCAAAAATCGGTCAACTGACCATGGAAAATG GATTTTTTAGCCAAAGTGCTCGGTCGTTAACGAGAGCACAACGGAAAAATAAAGTCGACCGTAAGGATAAATTGCCCGTTTTACACCAGTGTCGTTTGTTGGGTATTAGCCGCTCTAGCGCCTATTACGAGCCTGCTCCGTTTTCAGCAGAGCAGCTTGAAATCATGCGCCGGATAGATCAAATTCATCTGAAACACCCGTTTTATGGCAGCCGTAAAATCACGCTGGAACTTTGTGCCAGTGGCTTTCATGTCAACCGTAAACGGGTGCAGAGACTGATGCGTTTAATGGACATTGTGCCTCTGTACCCAAAGAAGCAAACATCTCGGCCCAATCAGGCTCATACCATTTATCCGTACTTACTGCGTGAGCTGAGTATTGAGCGGGCAGATCAGGTCTGGGCCACGGATATCACCTATATTCCGATGGAAAAAGGGTTTGCTTATCTGATCGCCATCATCGACTGGCATAGCCGAAAAGTGCTGGCATGGCGCATGTCCAATACCATGGATACACAGTTTTGTCTTGATGCACTCGATGAGGCATTGGCCAAATACGGTAAGCCTGAGATTTTCAATACCGATCAGGGTAGTCAGTTTACCAGTGATGCGTTTACCGGCAGGCTGAAAGAAATGGATATCAGGATTAGCATGGATGGCAAGGGGCGTTGGGTAGATAATGTGTTTATTGAGCGACTCTGGCGGAGCTTGAAATATGAGGAGGTGTATATCAAAGCTTATGGCACTATTACAGAGGCAGAACTTGCTATTGGTGAATATTTCGTGTTCTATAACGAACAGAGATTTCATCAGGGACTGAATAATCACACACCTGATCAAGTCTATTTCGCTAAAAAGAAGTTTGCCGCTTAA
- a CDS encoding enoyl-CoA hydratase-related protein codes for MEYQYINVIQQNGVATLTLCRQDKHNAFDEVMIGEMIAALDSLAQAHCHLLVIKAAGKHFSAGADLNWMRKQAAMDFATNLADAEALASLMHKLDTFPHPTLALVNGAAFGGALGLICACDIAIAAPNARFCLSEVKLGLIPAAISPYVLRAMGERQARRYMLSAETFDAQTAVSLGIVHQLAEDIGAAGQAMTTQLLGNSPQAMQWCKNLIRHQQDGCITAETLAYTSEQIARIRVSEQGQEGLNAFFDKRQPNWVRTSAAGEGTC; via the coding sequence ATGGAATATCAATATATCAATGTTATCCAGCAAAATGGCGTTGCTACGCTGACCCTCTGTCGGCAAGACAAACATAATGCTTTTGATGAGGTGATGATCGGCGAAATGATCGCCGCGCTTGATAGCTTGGCGCAAGCTCACTGCCACCTGTTAGTGATCAAAGCCGCAGGCAAACATTTCAGTGCCGGGGCAGATCTAAACTGGATGCGTAAACAAGCCGCGATGGATTTTGCCACCAACTTAGCGGATGCCGAGGCGCTGGCCAGTTTGATGCATAAACTCGACACCTTCCCCCACCCAACGCTGGCACTGGTCAACGGCGCTGCTTTTGGTGGCGCATTGGGGCTGATTTGTGCCTGTGATATTGCAATCGCCGCCCCCAATGCCCGTTTTTGCCTCAGCGAAGTCAAACTTGGTTTGATCCCGGCGGCCATTAGCCCCTACGTATTGAGAGCCATGGGGGAGCGCCAAGCACGGCGTTATATGCTCAGTGCCGAAACCTTTGATGCCCAAACCGCTGTGTCTTTGGGCATTGTTCACCAGCTTGCAGAAGATATCGGCGCGGCGGGTCAAGCTATGACGACGCAGCTACTGGGCAATAGCCCACAAGCGATGCAGTGGTGTAAAAATCTTATCCGACACCAGCAAGATGGCTGTATCACAGCAGAAACCCTTGCCTATACCAGTGAACAAATCGCCCGTATCCGGGTTTCTGAGCAGGGCCAGGAAGGCCTGAATGCTTTTTTTGATAAACGTCAGCCCAATTGGGTCAGGACATCAGCTGCAGGAGAAGGAACATGCTGA
- a CDS encoding winged helix-turn-helix domain-containing protein gives MIDLKFKINDFVLCTNESKISFQGREICIEPRLAKLLSFLASNPETVFSREELINTVWEGAIVTEQVVTQSIFELRKILTECDQASIITTIPKRGYKLSAQVELVSSSPQTLVNEPLSAPEPETVSPTHIPQEAPFPSGPLTRAVSSFNSDSQGDNLISLRPTLNKIALRMFDILILLTVGIIVGYQALYQTGHKHMPEYDNQLIAIEAQSNPNIPDDWGYLSYGISRQLQTALQQVTTYRTRYISDNTKTPGKHLTVSIERQDQGVYLRVKLYSQSTDQTIYSNSRLLTDDNLSQALNRETIDLLIALGITPEPARISLQRTGLPNQNEALKQTLLAQYYLSQQQPMVMSRGITLINNLLINHVDNGYLLAQRYLGYAEMQALSGQPAADPLQQQYGKALLDFQHSHPAPHSTLYWNALALNALYRNDDAQARQSLEQAKSLIGDYTSLGYIIFGKLQQQSHPRLASEAFSQAYYLNASQRTYLLCKSLLKNSHLNDNAPILANMH, from the coding sequence ATGATTGATTTAAAATTCAAAATCAATGACTTTGTCCTTTGCACCAATGAAAGTAAAATTAGTTTTCAGGGGCGGGAAATCTGCATCGAACCCAGATTAGCTAAATTACTGAGCTTCTTAGCCAGCAACCCGGAAACAGTATTTTCCCGGGAAGAGCTGATCAATACGGTGTGGGAAGGGGCAATTGTCACTGAGCAGGTAGTCACCCAATCTATTTTCGAGCTACGTAAAATCCTGACCGAATGCGATCAGGCCAGTATTATCACCACTATTCCCAAGCGGGGCTATAAACTCTCCGCTCAGGTTGAATTGGTTTCCTCTTCACCTCAAACGCTGGTCAATGAGCCTCTTTCCGCTCCAGAGCCAGAAACGGTTTCCCCAACACATATTCCGCAGGAAGCGCCTTTTCCTTCAGGCCCCTTAACTCGGGCGGTCAGTAGTTTTAACAGTGATAGCCAAGGGGATAACCTGATATCTCTGCGGCCGACACTGAATAAAATCGCCTTGCGGATGTTTGATATTCTGATCCTACTGACAGTGGGGATTATTGTCGGATACCAAGCGCTGTATCAAACCGGACATAAACATATGCCCGAATATGACAACCAGCTGATCGCCATTGAAGCGCAAAGTAATCCCAATATCCCAGATGACTGGGGCTATTTGTCCTATGGTATTAGCCGTCAACTGCAGACCGCTCTGCAACAGGTCACCACTTATCGGACACGGTATATTTCCGACAATACCAAAACGCCAGGAAAGCACTTAACTGTCAGTATTGAAAGGCAGGATCAAGGGGTTTACTTGCGAGTTAAACTCTACAGCCAATCAACTGATCAAACGATTTACAGCAATAGCCGCTTGCTGACAGATGACAATCTCAGTCAAGCACTGAACAGAGAAACCATTGATTTGTTGATTGCACTGGGGATCACCCCAGAACCTGCGAGGATTTCACTGCAGCGTACCGGCTTGCCAAATCAGAATGAAGCCCTGAAACAAACACTATTGGCGCAATATTATCTCAGCCAACAGCAACCTATGGTCATGAGTCGCGGCATTACATTAATCAATAACCTGCTGATTAATCATGTGGATAATGGCTATCTGCTCGCACAGCGCTATCTGGGCTATGCCGAGATGCAGGCGCTATCTGGTCAGCCCGCGGCGGATCCACTACAGCAGCAATATGGTAAAGCTCTATTGGATTTTCAGCATAGCCACCCAGCACCACACTCCACTCTGTACTGGAATGCCTTGGCGCTTAATGCCCTATACCGTAATGATGATGCGCAAGCCCGCCAGTCACTGGAACAGGCAAAAAGTCTCATCGGAGATTACACCTCTCTGGGTTACATTATTTTCGGCAAGTTACAACAACAAAGCCACCCAAGGTTAGCCAGTGAAGCCTTTAGTCAGGCGTATTATCTCAATGCCAGTCAGCGAACCTACCTATTATGTAAGTCGCTATTAAAAAACTCGCATCTGAACGATAACGCCCCTATTTTGGCTAACATGCATTAG